Within bacterium, the genomic segment TCACAGCGAGTTGATTCGCCCATCACGAAGTTTCGGCAATGAGACCTGCCCTACAACTACCGGCTCAAGGAGAGATGTTCGACTGAAGTCGAACCCACAACAAGAAAGGTCTTCTTCCCTCTCCCTTTGGGAGAGGGCAGGTCAACGATCCCGATCCTATCGGGAGTGAGGGCTTCATTCCCCACAATTTCCATTCCCAACCGCATTGCAATTCCTTTAATTGCACCCCATGATTAGAATCGGTTGCGGTTATGATGTCCATCGCTTCGCCGAAGGGCGCGCTCTTCCTCGGCGGTGAACGAATCGAACATCCACTCGGCTTGCTCGGCCACTCGGATGCCGATGTATTGTTGCACGCGTTGTGCGATGCGCTTCTCGGCGCCGTCGCCAAGGGCGATATCGGAATTCATTTTCCGCCCGGCGAACCGCAATTCAAGGACATTTCATCCATGAAACTGCTACTGCGTGTGATGGAGATGCTGAACAACGACGGCTGGAATTTGGTCAACGCTGACATGACCATCGTTTGCGAGCGTCCCAAGATCGCGCCATACTCCGGAGCAAATTCGCGCCAATATCGCCGCCGCCGCCGGAGTGGCGCTTGATGCGATTTCGCTCAAGGCAACGACTTCCGAGAAGCTTGGATTCACCGGTCGCGAAGAGGGCATCGCGGCGATGGCTGTGGTGTTAGTGGAGAAATAGTGGAAGTCTTTTTCTCCAAAGCCGACGAAATCCTCAACATGGTCGCGGGTCACAGCGCCATCTGGATCTACATGTTCGTACTCGTCTCGATGATCATCGAAAATTTCTTTCCACCATTTCCCGGCGACACCTGCATTTTCATCTGCGGCGTTTATGCCGCCGGCGGCAACGCCTCGTGGACGACCATCTACATCCTGTCGATTGTCGGCACGCTGATCTCCGTGATGGGATTGTACTACGTTGGTCGCACTCAGGGCCGCGTGGTCTTGTCAAGCCACCGCGCGCGCTGGCTGGGCGTCAAACGCCTCGACCATGTCGAACAGTGGTTTGAAAAATATCACGACAAAGTCCTGCTCGCCTCGCGCTGGCTGACCGGTGTGCGGGCTTTGATCGCGCTATTGGCCGGTATCGGCCGTGTCCCGGCGTGGCGGATGTTGATCTACAGCACCATCTCGACCATCACCTGGAATTTTCTGGTACTCTTTCTTGCCAAGCGGCTCCGTCAGGACTGGGCGGTCATTGACCGAATACTTGCAACCTACAATCAGATCATCATCGCCGTAGTTTTGCTTGTGGTGGGGTTTATCATTTACAAGATTATTGTGCGCCGTAAACGAGGAGAAACGACTTGAAGATATTAGTTCTGGCCGGGGCGAGTCAAAAGAGCGCGAGGTTTCGCTCAATACCGGCAAAGCCATCGCCGCCGCACTCAAGACCATCGGCCATGATGTCGCAATGATCGACACCAAAGATGGCCACGACCTGTTGGGTGCGCCGACAACCGAGTCATTGCCAACCGGTGAAATTGCACCGCGCCAGAAATACGACCTATCGATTCCCGCCTCGATGCGTGACTGCGACTGCGTTTTCATAGCGCTCCACGGCGGCCTCGGAGAAAATGGCACACTGCAGGCGATGTTCGATCTCGCCAAAGTTCCGTACACCGGCTCTGGTGTGCTGGCTTCCGCATTGGCGATGGACAAACAACGAACCAAACTCATTCTTAGCGCCGTCGGTGTGCCTTCGCCGCGCACGGTCTGTTTTGGCGATGAGCACTCGATTTTCAAGTATCTCGGCAGTGGAGGCGCTGATGATCTCGAATACCCGATGGTGGTCAAACCGAATTGCGAAGGCTCGACGGTCGGATTGACCATCGCGCACAACTACGACCAATTGCTTGATGGCATCCGCCTCGCCGGAAAGTACGACCTGAATATTCTCGTCGAAGAATTCATCCCGGGCCGCGAATTGACTGTGGCAATCCTCGGCGAAGAGGCTCTGCCCGTCGTCGAAATCGTCCCCAAGTCCGGTTTCTACGACTATCACTCAAAATACACGTCCGGTGCTTCCGACTATTTCTGTCCTGCCGAAATCGATTCCGCCGTCGAAAAAGACGCCAAGGAATTCGCCTTAACCGCGTTTCAAGTGCTCGGCTGTGAAGGCTACGCGCGTCGATTTCCGCCTCAATCCCGACAACGAATTGTTCTGTCTCGAAGTCAACACGCTTCCCGGCATGACCGCGACCTCGCTTGTCCCCAAAGCCGCCAAAGCCGCCGGCATGTCGTTCGAGCAACTGCTCTCCAAGATCATCGAGTTGTCGCTAAAAAAATCGTAGAGTCGCGTGAATGCGCCCGAAGTGATTTTTCCTCTCCCACTGGCTGACCAGGTCCCGCCTTGCGGGAGAGAGGGTAGGGTGAGCGTGTGTAATTTGCTCAATAATCATCGACCTGTTTCTGAGTAAATCACGATCCGCCTATTTTGTTGATTCCCCTCTCTCGAGAGGGGTGTCCCGTGTCCGACAAAGGAGGACGCGGGACGGGGTGTGTCCGTTCCCGCAATGAATCAATCTTCTGACTGCGGATTACAAGGCACCCCTCGGTTGTGCGCTCTCGTTCCTCGACCGCAAAACCACTCCCCTTGATAGGGGAGAATTGAACGACTCGTTACATCAATTGACCTAGCATCTCTTCTCCAGAGCACGTTTAGTTATTCCCCCTTAGCAAAGGGGGTTAGGGGTTGTATTCTTCCTCACTTACTCGTCACTCTTCAGGCAACGAATCCCTTGAAAACCGTACTCAATATTATTATCGTTTGCTCTATCCCTGATGTTCAGGGAGCGCAAAAGAGGATAGTGATTTTAACCACGGAGGTAAACTGTGGACAGAACCGAATTGTTACTCGAAGAACTCACTAACGCCTACGGTCCTCCCGGACATGAAAGCGCTGTCGCCGAAATATTCAAGAAACACATCGGCAAACTGGGCAAAGTATCGTTCGACAAAATGGGCTCGATCATCGCCGAACGCAAAGGCACATCCGCCTCGCCGAAAATCATGGTCGTCGGCCATCTCGACGAAATTGGTTTCATGGTAACCGAGATCTCGGCCAACGGCTTCCTCAAATTTCTCCCGTTGGGCGGTTGGTGGGGTCATGTCGCGCTGGCACAACGCGTGATGGTGCTCGGCAAGAAGGGTCCCATTCTCGGCGTCGTCGGCTCAACACCTCCGCATCTTCTCGAACCGGAAGCCCGTAAGAAAGTCATCGAAATCACCGATATGTACATCGACGTCGGCGTGAAAGGGAAGTACGACGTCAAGAAGAAACTCGGCATCTCGGTCGGCGATGTCATTGTCCCCGACTCAAAATTTACGATCATGGCCGAAAAAGATATGTACATGGCGAAGGCCATCGACAACCGCTTCGGCTGTGCCGCCGCCATCGAAGTCATGTGGCGTCTCGAAAAAGTCAAGCACCCCAACACGCTCTATAGCGTCGGCTCGGTGCAAGAAGAAGTCGGCTGTCGTGGCGCCGGAACTTCGGCGTGGATGATCGATCCGGATCTGGCGATTGTGCTCGACACCGGTATTGCCCGCGACACGCCCGGATTTTCCGGCGATGCCAACGAAAAAGTCGGCAGCGGACCTTCGATCCTGGTGTTTGACGGTGGCATTATTCCGAATGTCAAGCTTCGTCACTTTGTACAGGCGACCGCCGACAAGCTGAAGATCAAATATCACCTGTCGTCAATGCGGGCGGCACCACCGATGGCACTCGCATCCACATGTCGCGTTGGCGTGCCGTCGATCGTGATCGGACCGGCCGTGCGTTACATTCACGGCCACAATGCCATTATGGCGCGCAGCGATTACGAGGCCTCGGTCAAGCTCGTCGTCGAACTGATGAAGAAACTCGACGAAAAAACCGTCAAGTCGTTCACGCAAGCGTGATTCAACTTTGCTTCCTCCCCCTCGCCGGCCGGTCCCGCCTTGCGGGAGAGAGGTTGGGGGTGAGGGCGCTTGCAGTTGAGGGAACGTCAGACCCCACTTGTGCGCGGCAGTCGTCCACGCCGCCGCGATCGAACCGAGGGCTCGTTAATCCCCCTAGCAAGGGGGAGAGGGGGGTGTAGATTCTTGTTCTGCGTTTCCGCAAACGCGGTGCCGCAGGTGTCCAGCATCACCGACGGATGTAAGCGCCTAACCTGGATTCCCGATTTCGCGGGAATGACAACATG encodes:
- a CDS encoding DedA family protein; its protein translation is MEVFFSKADEILNMVAGHSAIWIYMFVLVSMIIENFFPPFPGDTCIFICGVYAAGGNASWTTIYILSIVGTLISVMGLYYVGRTQGRVVLSSHRARWLGVKRLDHVEQWFEKYHDKVLLASRWLTGVRALIALLAGIGRVPAWRMLIYSTISTITWNFLVLFLAKRLRQDWAVIDRILATYNQIIIAVVLLVVGFIIYKIIVRRKRGETT
- a CDS encoding M42 family metallopeptidase, translating into MDRTELLLEELTNAYGPPGHESAVAEIFKKHIGKLGKVSFDKMGSIIAERKGTSASPKIMVVGHLDEIGFMVTEISANGFLKFLPLGGWWGHVALAQRVMVLGKKGPILGVVGSTPPHLLEPEARKKVIEITDMYIDVGVKGKYDVKKKLGISVGDVIVPDSKFTIMAEKDMYMAKAIDNRFGCAAAIEVMWRLEKVKHPNTLYSVGSVQEEVGCRGAGTSAWMIDPDLAIVLDTGIARDTPGFSGDANEKVGSGPSILVFDGGIIPNVKLRHFVQATADKLKIKYHLSSMRAAPPMALASTCRVGVPSIVIGPAVRYIHGHNAIMARSDYEASVKLVVELMKKLDEKTVKSFTQA